From one Thermatribacter velox genomic stretch:
- a CDS encoding uroporphyrinogen decarboxylase family protein has translation MISNDLEEEANVIYRNEEVVEIHLFKSTNKMVFREVFVAPRDDAPWLLERPVKAFEDWIEYKKFLFPPSFEIVAEEIEEAYKETGDAGIVSLAISGLFFDLLISSREGGLEKVFEDLFEHPSFFKRLHREFIDHTKEKMKAICKVTKKFDEFFVGCSYSAIPIINPKLYREWEIPFLREITEFAHMFGKPLHLHQHGRVMGIIEDIAEAGVDLLCPLESPPLGDVDLGLVKRRFGDRLALKGNVRTRVLCEGTLGEIEAEVKDCIYKAASGGGFVLGTGDQVHRDTPFENIVFMRELCKRYGSYPISVTSG, from the coding sequence ATGATTAGTAATGATTTAGAAGAGGAAGCGAATGTTATTTATCGGAATGAGGAGGTTGTCGAAATACACCTTTTTAAGTCAACTAACAAAATGGTTTTTCGTGAGGTTTTTGTTGCTCCACGGGACGATGCTCCTTGGTTGTTAGAACGCCCTGTCAAGGCATTTGAAGACTGGATAGAATACAAAAAATTTCTTTTTCCTCCTTCTTTTGAAATAGTTGCGGAAGAGATAGAAGAAGCTTATAAGGAAACTGGAGATGCTGGAATTGTGTCATTGGCAATTAGCGGTCTTTTTTTTGATCTTCTTATTTCATCTCGTGAAGGAGGATTAGAAAAAGTTTTTGAAGATCTCTTTGAGCATCCTTCTTTTTTTAAAAGACTTCATCGTGAGTTTATAGATCATACCAAAGAAAAGATGAAAGCTATTTGTAAAGTTACTAAAAAATTCGACGAGTTCTTTGTAGGTTGTTCTTATTCTGCGATACCCATTATTAATCCAAAGTTGTACCGGGAATGGGAAATTCCCTTTTTGAGAGAAATCACTGAATTTGCTCATATGTTTGGGAAACCGTTGCATCTCCACCAGCATGGTCGTGTGATGGGAATAATTGAAGATATTGCAGAAGCGGGTGTAGATTTGCTTTGTCCACTTGAGAGTCCTCCTCTTGGAGATGTGGATCTTGGATTGGTGAAGAGAAGGTTTGGAGATAGGTTAGCTTTGAAAGGAAATGTTCGCACACGAGTTTTATGCGAAGGTACACTGGGAGAGATTGAGGCAGAGGTTAAAGATTGCATTTATAAGGCTGCTAGTGGAGGAGGTTTTGTGTTGGGCACTGGAGATCAAGTTCATCGTGATACGCCTTTCGAGAATATCGTTTTTATGAGAGAATTATGTAAAAGATATGGTAGTTATCCTATTTCCGTCACTTCAGGATAA
- a CDS encoding uroporphyrinogen decarboxylase family protein: protein MAKKITLIGNLDLNQLLPFGKPYEISIKVKELVEKIGQGGRYILSSCNSLTSAVPVENALTAHLVCERFGVYAKPKS, encoded by the coding sequence ATGGCAAAAAAAATTACTCTTATTGGTAACTTAGATTTGAACCAACTTTTGCCTTTTGGGAAACCATATGAAATTAGTATTAAAGTTAAAGAATTAGTAGAAAAAATAGGTCAGGGTGGGAGATATATTCTTTCGAGTTGCAATTCGTTAACTTCAGCAGTGCCTGTAGAGAACGCCTTAACGGCTCATCTTGTTTGTGAAAGGTTTGGTGTGTATGCGAAGCCTAAGTCATAA
- a CDS encoding uroporphyrinogen decarboxylase family protein: MMLTPQRERMRKTLKGEIPDKIPHGEVMIDDFLVERLTGTEMPFARKNSNIHWAFDRLSETEFQAHLKARELLGCDFLVVFPLQKLNEISKRDGYPVVRDLWGRVLILSPYTFETIYHPLTNIDDLRKYRFPKPEEFSWDNIELWLNDSPFFVACQIDVGFSMFAELIGYERLMFYIKDNKKEVVNFATRFYDFAKEMAQKAIEKGAECIWLADDFAHNNGTFIAPQDLYEIDFRFMKTLVDEVHKKGSLVNLHACGRVSTVIDILVELGIDSLHGLQPAAGNDIFLIKERYGKKNYSYW; encoded by the coding sequence ATGATGCTTACACCTCAGAGAGAAAGGATGAGGAAAACATTAAAAGGGGAAATTCCAGATAAAATTCCTCATGGGGAAGTCATGATCGACGATTTTCTTGTAGAGAGATTGACAGGAACTGAAATGCCTTTTGCTCGTAAAAACTCTAATATTCACTGGGCTTTTGACCGGTTGAGCGAGACAGAATTTCAAGCACACTTAAAAGCTCGAGAATTGCTTGGTTGCGACTTTTTGGTTGTGTTTCCTCTTCAAAAGTTGAACGAAATTAGCAAAAGAGATGGCTATCCAGTTGTAAGGGATTTGTGGGGCAGAGTGCTTATTCTTTCGCCTTATACCTTTGAGACCATTTATCATCCTTTAACAAATATAGACGATCTGAGAAAATATCGATTTCCAAAGCCAGAAGAGTTTTCTTGGGATAATATTGAACTTTGGTTGAATGACTCTCCCTTTTTCGTTGCGTGTCAGATTGATGTAGGTTTTTCAATGTTTGCCGAACTTATCGGATATGAACGTCTAATGTTTTATATAAAGGATAATAAGAAAGAAGTGGTAAATTTTGCTACCCGTTTTTACGATTTTGCCAAAGAAATGGCGCAAAAGGCCATCGAAAAAGGTGCGGAGTGTATATGGTTAGCCGATGATTTTGCTCATAATAATGGCACATTTATAGCGCCTCAAGATTTATACGAGATTGATTTTCGATTTATGAAGACGCTTGTGGATGAAGTGCATAAGAAAGGGTCTTTGGTTAACCTGCATGCTTGTGGACGGGTAAGTACGGTAATTGATATTTTAGTAGAATTAGGCATTGACTCTTTGCACGGTTTGCAACCAGCTGCTGGTAATGATATTTTCCTTATTAAGGAAAGGTATGGCAAAAAAAATTACTCTTATTGGTAA